Proteins from one Leptonema illini DSM 21528 genomic window:
- the der gene encoding ribosome biogenesis GTPase Der: protein MKKNIPVVALAGKKNAGKSSLLNTLLGKARAITDDFAGLTRDLLEVEIRRYGYHFQLVDMPGLDLDEEQPLEKEILRRARSFLESVDCVILVYDAPSPSPFDIELRELFRRQFPQMPVVEIVNKVDNPEMADDIMPDFYEVGLSPIPVSAKSRWNMRTLCKEIDDRLDGAARDRTTSDEQPPEKDREEGYTPVVKQDSTVVSDSETEDVRIALVGKPNVGKSSLFNRWIGQELSLVSDIAGTTRDTIDTVFKHFGHTVRVVDTAGLRREGRIKEAPEFFSARRTRRAIQDSHIVVQLLSAPEGITDYDKKIAALVQELSRPSIIVINKWDAIPEKETNTQKEFLADVQALFPYLKKIPIFFCSALTGKRAMEPLKKAIEVFERASFRVPTARLNEIVRQWLKGKLGIPAGFKLLYATQTGRMPPVFVLFVNRASLLPASALSYLENRLREEFQLEGIPIRILVRENSDNEKAGDANTSEKGVPGRKTATKKAKTNATTDVSIKTAKKSFTKKAFSKKTSGPSIKRGAGSGVSRKQGSQDRPKKKGVIRSISRSRK, encoded by the coding sequence ATGAAAAAGAATATACCCGTTGTGGCCCTTGCCGGCAAAAAGAACGCCGGTAAGTCATCGCTGCTCAATACGCTGCTTGGAAAGGCGCGGGCGATCACCGACGACTTCGCCGGCCTGACACGCGACCTGCTTGAGGTCGAGATCCGCCGCTATGGCTATCATTTTCAACTGGTCGATATGCCCGGCCTCGATCTCGATGAAGAACAGCCTCTTGAAAAAGAGATCCTCAGACGGGCCCGCAGCTTTCTCGAATCCGTCGATTGCGTAATCCTCGTTTATGACGCTCCGTCGCCGTCCCCGTTTGATATTGAGCTTCGCGAGCTGTTCCGGCGTCAGTTTCCGCAGATGCCGGTCGTCGAGATCGTTAACAAAGTTGATAACCCCGAAATGGCCGACGATATTATGCCCGACTTCTACGAGGTCGGATTATCGCCCATTCCCGTATCGGCGAAAAGCCGCTGGAACATGCGCACGCTTTGCAAAGAGATCGACGACCGACTGGACGGCGCCGCCCGCGATCGAACGACGAGCGACGAACAGCCTCCCGAGAAAGACCGGGAAGAGGGTTATACACCCGTCGTCAAACAGGACTCGACCGTCGTCTCGGATTCCGAGACTGAAGACGTTCGTATCGCCCTTGTGGGCAAACCGAACGTCGGTAAATCTTCGCTTTTCAACCGCTGGATCGGGCAGGAACTATCGCTTGTATCAGATATCGCCGGTACGACGCGCGATACGATCGATACGGTTTTCAAGCACTTCGGCCATACGGTACGCGTCGTCGACACGGCGGGCCTGCGTCGCGAGGGTCGCATTAAAGAGGCCCCCGAGTTCTTCTCGGCGCGTCGCACCCGTCGCGCCATACAGGACAGTCATATCGTCGTGCAGCTGCTGAGCGCTCCCGAAGGCATCACCGACTACGACAAAAAGATCGCCGCTCTTGTGCAGGAGCTCTCGCGTCCGTCCATCATCGTCATCAACAAGTGGGATGCCATCCCCGAAAAAGAAACGAACACGCAGAAGGAATTCCTGGCCGACGTGCAGGCTCTCTTTCCGTATTTGAAGAAGATCCCCATCTTCTTCTGCTCGGCTCTAACGGGCAAGCGAGCGATGGAACCCTTAAAAAAAGCCATCGAAGTATTCGAGCGCGCCTCGTTTCGCGTTCCGACGGCGAGGCTGAACGAGATCGTGCGTCAGTGGCTGAAAGGCAAACTCGGAATACCGGCCGGTTTCAAGCTGCTTTATGCGACTCAGACCGGACGCATGCCGCCCGTATTCGTACTCTTTGTTAACCGCGCCAGTCTTCTACCTGCGTCGGCTCTGAGTTACCTTGAGAACCGTCTGCGCGAGGAGTTTCAACTCGAAGGCATTCCCATCCGAATTCTCGTGCGCGAGAACTCGGATAACGAGAAAGCAGGCGATGCGAATACATCGGAGAAAGGCGTTCCGGGACGCAAGACGGCGACGAAGAAGGCGAAGACTAACGCAACGACAGACGTGTCCATAAAGACCGCAAAAAAGTCATTTACAAAGAAGGCCTTCTCAAAGAAAACATCCGGCCCTTCCATAAAACGAGGCGCCGGAAGCGGAGTTTCGCGCAAGCAGGGCTCCCAGGACCGTCCCAAGAAGAAAGGCGTCATTCGATCGATCTCTCGATCAAGGAAATAG
- the smpB gene encoding SsrA-binding protein SmpB, which produces MAEPKKRNNPQPLVNKRARHNYEVLETLEAGIVLVGTEVKSLREGQADIADAFAIPKGNEIYLLNLRIQPYRNATYFNHEEARSRKLLLKKEEITKLMSKVHEKRLTLVPLKLYFNARGKIKVELGLCRGKKNVDKREDERKKQDQREMDRALKYRERS; this is translated from the coding sequence ATGGCTGAACCAAAGAAAAGAAATAATCCGCAGCCCCTTGTGAATAAAAGGGCCCGCCATAACTACGAGGTTCTTGAGACCCTCGAGGCAGGCATCGTGCTGGTCGGCACCGAGGTGAAAAGCCTGCGCGAAGGCCAGGCCGACATCGCCGACGCCTTTGCCATTCCTAAAGGCAACGAGATCTATCTGCTGAATCTGCGCATCCAGCCGTATCGCAACGCCACCTACTTCAATCACGAAGAGGCCCGGTCGCGCAAGCTTCTCCTGAAAAAAGAAGAGATCACGAAGCTCATGTCAAAGGTGCATGAGAAGCGCCTCACGCTTGTGCCTCTTAAGCTCTATTTTAACGCGCGCGGCAAGATCAAGGTTGAGTTAGGCCTCTGTCGCGGTAAAAAGAACGTCGATAAACGCGAAGACGAACGTAAGAAACAGGATCAGCGGGAGATGGACCGCGCCCTGAAATACAGGGAGCGATCATGA
- the gspN gene encoding type II secretion system protein GspN, whose amino-acid sequence MATETEEQGIDEELDESLEEEARLSGRQRLWVAVAGVVSFFLFFLLLFPFEGILKSTLQKRLAPALRLEFTSMKLGLIGQTKIDDLSLQSDGGFRLEAENAVADLKKLALIRFAPKGTVRLNGGNFGIGNFGGSFKSLDVNLDMSSVTAPPSQWEGTIQVKLDRLEPEQLPGLLAMLPATPEELTIERFNLPLQFKKGTVDFNQAQIQSPLFTVRLEGTGRLSASLSDTSLDGKVCLRPVDDLETRNEGLYNFYIMNGGAAGGELCMKISGMLMSPNFSPVDQAPAQ is encoded by the coding sequence ATGGCAACGGAAACCGAAGAACAGGGAATCGACGAAGAGCTCGATGAATCGCTTGAAGAAGAGGCGCGGCTGAGCGGACGTCAGCGCCTGTGGGTTGCCGTTGCGGGCGTGGTGTCGTTCTTTCTTTTTTTCCTGCTACTTTTTCCGTTTGAGGGCATACTCAAGTCGACGCTTCAGAAGAGGCTGGCTCCGGCCCTGCGATTGGAATTCACAAGCATGAAGCTCGGCCTGATCGGTCAGACGAAGATCGACGACCTCTCGCTACAGAGCGACGGCGGCTTTCGTCTGGAAGCTGAGAACGCCGTGGCGGATCTGAAGAAGCTGGCCCTGATCCGGTTTGCGCCTAAAGGCACGGTACGATTGAACGGCGGGAACTTCGGCATCGGCAATTTCGGTGGAAGCTTCAAGTCGCTCGATGTCAATCTCGACATGAGCAGCGTTACGGCGCCTCCGTCGCAATGGGAGGGGACGATTCAGGTGAAGTTGGATCGCCTCGAACCGGAACAGCTTCCAGGGCTTCTGGCGATGCTGCCGGCCACACCAGAGGAGCTGACGATCGAGCGCTTTAATCTGCCGCTGCAATTCAAGAAAGGAACGGTTGACTTCAATCAAGCGCAGATACAGAGTCCGCTCTTCACCGTGCGCCTTGAAGGGACGGGCCGTCTGAGCGCTTCTTTATCAGATACGTCGCTCGATGGAAAGGTCTGTCTGCGACCTGTCGACGATCTTGAGACGAGAAACGAAGGCCTTTACAATTTCTATATCATGAACGGCGGTGCAGCCGGAGGCGAACTGTGCATGAAGATTTCGGGGATGCTGATGAGCCCGAACTTTTCGCCCGTAGACCAGGCTCCGGCTCAATAA
- the gspM gene encoding type II secretion system protein GspM, with amino-acid sequence MLDKLSSRERLLLMLAGVLFGVLALGLLGHLILEKRSNLRKQLAQARRDVKTLVKLRDEIQSMASTGNPPDENQLLSIVTQSLQNRNLTASSIRSDEQKVGRNDKRTLVKVTFSGVQLEPLMQFLYDMEYTQTNGVTVGDLHIGKALSRDSYDASITVYVLQPVKQER; translated from the coding sequence ATGCTGGATAAACTGAGTTCACGCGAAAGGCTTCTTCTGATGCTTGCCGGCGTCTTGTTTGGCGTGCTTGCGCTCGGCCTGCTCGGGCATCTCATTCTCGAGAAGCGTTCCAATCTGCGAAAGCAGCTTGCGCAGGCCAGGCGCGACGTGAAGACGCTTGTGAAGCTGCGCGACGAGATACAGTCGATGGCGTCGACGGGAAATCCGCCCGACGAAAACCAGTTACTGAGCATCGTTACCCAGTCATTGCAGAACCGCAATCTGACCGCATCAAGCATCCGCAGTGATGAGCAGAAGGTCGGGCGCAACGATAAAAGAACGCTGGTAAAGGTGACGTTCAGCGGAGTGCAGCTGGAGCCGCTCATGCAGTTTCTCTATGACATGGAATACACGCAGACGAACGGCGTTACCGTCGGCGATCTGCATATAGGAAAGGCGCTTTCGCGGGATTCCTATGATGCAAGCATCACCGTCTATGTGCTGCAGCCTGTAAAACAGGAACGATAA
- a CDS encoding cell division FtsA domain-containing protein, which translates to MGLFQENVVIVDRGSHELRALLVRRGMGTFDILKKETLPALSAPDGDGETGSYNLLRFIQTLFPDESVFYLPVTSTELFARNVDLPTENAKLAAEILAGDLEPLLPVPLEEVEIVSTCWQSGNEQSRMTAFAVEKSQIELLADPVVKSGKSIGYMAPVPHLLASAVNLLPVQETAGRVIAQLDIGLHGTLFNLLSDGKLAFTRILPIGGADFTEEIAEQLGISIDEAERFKRDSGVDISRKDIDELPASLPGRSGLTAPKLKRMKQGLLRLVKEMAAEIERSILASPLREPSHLYISGGGSLLRGISDVLEEETNLRFRRYPLMLAEEGVEQWIICLGTLHAVGAKKEARLDLLQTPTGARLRSGEIRWRPFMMPGIVASSALLILLFSFIIGIVSEQNQLSALQGQMQEIAKAIPGINPKQDPVKAARAICQNRLRVMRTVLGGYRTLDILKEVTDHTADPSQASLKLKSIKYDESAVELDLEVDSVNQLVAIQEHYQNSKLFSAVEVIRRDINPRQKVRLGLKLVLKPVTNNLEVNCR; encoded by the coding sequence ATGGGTCTTTTTCAGGAAAACGTCGTCATCGTCGATCGCGGAAGTCATGAGCTGCGCGCCCTGCTTGTGCGCCGCGGCATGGGCACCTTTGACATTCTAAAGAAAGAGACACTGCCGGCTCTGTCTGCGCCCGACGGGGACGGCGAAACGGGCAGCTACAACCTGCTGCGCTTTATCCAGACGCTTTTTCCCGACGAATCGGTCTTTTATCTGCCGGTAACATCCACAGAGCTCTTTGCCCGTAACGTCGATCTGCCCACCGAGAATGCGAAGCTGGCCGCCGAGATCCTGGCCGGCGACCTGGAACCGCTTCTGCCCGTGCCTCTGGAAGAGGTCGAGATCGTATCGACGTGCTGGCAGAGCGGCAACGAGCAATCACGCATGACGGCCTTTGCCGTCGAGAAAAGCCAGATCGAGCTGCTTGCCGATCCTGTCGTAAAAAGCGGTAAAAGCATCGGATACATGGCTCCTGTTCCGCATCTGCTGGCCAGCGCGGTGAATCTGCTGCCGGTGCAGGAGACGGCGGGTCGTGTTATCGCACAGCTCGACATCGGCCTTCATGGCACGCTGTTCAATCTGCTTTCTGACGGCAAGCTGGCCTTCACGCGCATCCTGCCTATCGGCGGAGCGGACTTTACCGAAGAGATAGCGGAGCAACTCGGCATTTCGATAGACGAGGCGGAGCGTTTTAAACGCGACTCGGGCGTCGATATCTCACGCAAGGACATCGACGAGCTGCCGGCGTCGCTACCCGGACGATCCGGTCTTACGGCTCCCAAGCTGAAGCGTATGAAGCAGGGCCTTCTTCGCCTTGTGAAGGAGATGGCGGCCGAGATCGAGCGCTCCATTCTCGCATCGCCTCTTCGCGAACCGTCGCATCTTTATATCTCGGGCGGCGGATCATTGCTGCGCGGTATCAGCGACGTTCTTGAAGAAGAGACGAATCTTCGTTTCAGGCGTTATCCGCTCATGCTGGCCGAAGAGGGCGTCGAGCAGTGGATCATCTGTCTCGGTACCCTGCACGCCGTCGGAGCAAAGAAAGAGGCCCGACTCGATCTTCTGCAGACGCCGACGGGCGCCCGGCTGCGCAGTGGAGAGATTCGCTGGAGGCCTTTTATGATGCCGGGCATCGTCGCCTCATCGGCGCTGCTTATTCTGCTTTTTTCGTTTATTATAGGCATCGTATCAGAACAGAATCAGCTCTCGGCCTTACAGGGACAGATGCAGGAGATTGCAAAGGCCATCCCCGGCATCAACCCGAAGCAGGATCCCGTGAAGGCCGCCCGTGCGATCTGCCAGAATCGCCTGCGTGTGATGCGTACCGTGCTCGGCGGCTATCGCACGCTCGATATCCTGAAAGAGGTGACCGATCATACGGCCGATCCGTCGCAGGCGTCGCTTAAACTGAAAAGCATTAAATACGATGAATCGGCGGTGGAGCTTGATCTTGAGGTGGATAGCGTCAATCAGCTCGTCGCCATTCAGGAACACTATCAGAACAGCAAGCTCTTCTCGGCCGTCGAAGTGATCCGGCGAGATATCAATCCGAGACAGAAGGTGCGCCTCGGGTTGAAGCTCGTTCTGAAGCCGGTCACGAATAATCTTGAGGTCAACTGTCGCTGA
- a CDS encoding general secretion pathway protein GspK: MERLLKVWRRWKKKGRRGAVVILVVFAMGVAAFTIAVKFYSDAHDEWAAARMGTEGLKARQLALAGFQAGLGALKNVPEEYLFQSGLALDPPDLQVSDECSRCFVKYSIQPEDGKLNVNRLVRPLDDMPDDTYRNIFQRLFSQYGIPLDAVDSLVDWIDENDTTDGQGAEKSYYENLKPPITIKNGLILSVSEMAIVKDLNRQTIYESKAPPNWEEEQEELKFLTEDEKSLLTPADWIPANNLTAYISPDGDPGKINVNAARYHVLMSLSDSMTREAVLEIFKLRREKGGYIKELSELQHLPSLQRTTSAGVSLYSELAGAGGEFTGLLKTEGEIYRIIGIGTIMPPENGTGSPVIRKVTGLYDRKRRKLLFYSEE, encoded by the coding sequence GTGGAGCGTTTGCTGAAGGTGTGGCGTCGCTGGAAGAAGAAGGGCCGCCGCGGAGCGGTCGTCATCCTTGTCGTCTTTGCGATGGGGGTGGCCGCCTTTACCATTGCCGTGAAGTTCTATTCCGATGCACACGATGAATGGGCGGCGGCGCGCATGGGCACCGAAGGCCTCAAAGCGCGGCAGCTTGCCCTTGCCGGTTTTCAGGCCGGCCTCGGCGCTCTTAAAAACGTACCCGAAGAGTATCTCTTTCAGTCAGGGCTTGCCCTTGATCCGCCCGACCTTCAGGTCAGCGACGAATGCAGTCGATGCTTTGTGAAATACAGCATCCAGCCTGAGGACGGCAAGTTGAACGTTAACCGGCTCGTGCGTCCGCTGGACGATATGCCCGACGACACGTATCGCAATATCTTCCAGAGGCTTTTCTCGCAGTACGGCATTCCTCTTGATGCCGTCGATTCGCTTGTCGACTGGATCGACGAGAACGATACGACCGATGGCCAGGGCGCCGAGAAGAGCTACTATGAGAATCTGAAGCCGCCCATTACGATCAAGAACGGGCTCATTCTTTCGGTCTCTGAGATGGCAATCGTAAAGGATCTCAACCGGCAGACGATCTACGAATCAAAGGCGCCGCCGAACTGGGAAGAGGAACAGGAAGAGCTGAAATTCCTGACCGAAGACGAGAAGTCGCTTCTTACGCCGGCGGACTGGATTCCGGCGAATAACCTCACCGCCTACATAAGTCCGGACGGCGATCCCGGCAAGATTAACGTCAACGCGGCCCGCTATCACGTGCTGATGAGCCTCAGCGATTCGATGACGCGCGAGGCGGTGCTTGAGATCTTCAAGCTGAGACGTGAGAAGGGCGGCTATATTAAAGAGCTGTCTGAGCTGCAGCATCTGCCTTCTCTGCAGCGCACGACGTCGGCAGGCGTTTCGCTGTACAGCGAGCTGGCCGGTGCCGGCGGCGAATTCACGGGCCTTCTTAAAACGGAGGGCGAGATCTATCGGATCATCGGTATCGGAACGATCATGCCTCCGGAAAACGGAACGGGCAGCCCGGTCATCCGCAAGGTAACGGGGCTATATGACCGCAAGCGCCGCAAGCTGCTTTTTTATAGTGAGGAGTAG
- a CDS encoding NAD(P)-dependent alcohol dehydrogenase — protein sequence MSNTKEVKKAKEMNPLTEGQTMKVLAYKTYGGPEVYGVEDRPVPVLSEKKADEKGGEVLIRVHYSTVTATEAVFRRGDMMARLFTGLFRPKMQVLGEELAGTVVGSRSERFKEGDRVFGITGPEFGAHAQYIVLPDTAVLLPLPDSIAFEDAVACLDGFLTSLPFLRDVGCLKAGQKILINGASGSVGSAAVQVARMLGAEVTAVCSEANHALVKSIGADHVLDYRTADFTKSDRRYDVIFDTVGNLCFGKCKNVLTENGVLLEAAFDFSVFPAVLFTSLFSKKKVKIAATGLRPAPEKLEDLKLILAKMQSGDFKAVIDRIVDAHDIVEAHRYVDTGRKRGNLLVRMAP from the coding sequence ATGTCAAACACAAAAGAAGTTAAGAAAGCAAAAGAGATGAATCCGCTCACCGAGGGGCAGACTATGAAGGTGCTGGCCTATAAAACATACGGAGGCCCCGAAGTCTATGGCGTCGAGGATCGGCCGGTGCCTGTTCTGAGTGAAAAGAAGGCGGACGAGAAAGGCGGCGAGGTCTTGATCCGCGTGCACTACAGCACGGTTACGGCCACAGAGGCGGTCTTTCGGCGTGGCGATATGATGGCGCGTCTTTTTACAGGGCTCTTTCGCCCGAAGATGCAGGTGCTGGGCGAAGAGCTTGCCGGCACGGTCGTCGGTTCGCGAAGCGAGCGTTTTAAAGAGGGGGATCGCGTCTTCGGCATTACCGGTCCTGAATTTGGCGCACATGCGCAGTATATCGTTCTGCCCGATACGGCCGTGCTTCTGCCGCTTCCCGATTCGATTGCCTTTGAAGATGCCGTTGCCTGTCTCGATGGCTTCTTAACGTCGCTTCCGTTTTTAAGAGACGTCGGATGTCTGAAGGCCGGGCAGAAGATCCTGATCAACGGCGCCTCGGGCTCTGTGGGCTCGGCAGCCGTGCAGGTCGCTCGTATGCTCGGAGCGGAGGTGACGGCGGTTTGCAGCGAGGCGAACCATGCGCTTGTGAAATCGATCGGAGCGGATCACGTTCTCGACTATCGCACGGCCGATTTCACAAAGTCCGACAGGCGATACGACGTTATCTTTGATACGGTGGGCAATCTCTGCTTCGGCAAATGTAAAAACGTGTTAACCGAGAACGGCGTCTTACTTGAAGCGGCGTTCGATTTCTCGGTCTTTCCGGCTGTTTTATTTACGTCTCTTTTCTCGAAAAAGAAAGTGAAGATTGCGGCGACGGGGCTTCGTCCGGCACCCGAAAAACTTGAAGATCTGAAGCTGATTCTCGCGAAGATGCAGAGCGGCGACTTCAAGGCCGTCATTGATCGTATCGTTGATGCGCATGATATCGTCGAGGCGCACCGGTACGTCGACACGGGACGCAAGCGTGGCAATCTGCTTGTGCGCATGGCGCCCTGA
- a CDS encoding TetR/AcrR family transcriptional regulator has product MKAKKKTNPTSTTRPEKSAKKGSSRQIERHPGKEARRLPLSRERILLAALSIADTEGLDALSMRRIAAALKVEAMSLYKHIADKEQLLDGLVDLVLEKIEIPSLDGTGLTWQQAMTIRAHSARRAFSAHPWAVAVFESRKRPSETRIRYGDGVLRILRQAGFSVVMAYRAFLLLDSYIYGFLSQELNWAIDEDQIPELARTMMPFLEQAPYFKEVMQHAMSTTSQNQFDREFEFGLQMILSSLESYRHDPGPKAFKSGLLFFPVGGFF; this is encoded by the coding sequence ATGAAAGCGAAGAAGAAAACCAATCCGACATCAACAACACGGCCCGAGAAATCCGCTAAAAAAGGAAGCAGCCGTCAGATTGAAAGGCACCCCGGAAAGGAAGCAAGGCGTCTTCCTTTAAGTAGAGAACGCATCTTGCTGGCCGCACTATCCATTGCCGACACAGAAGGGCTGGATGCGCTCTCGATGCGACGTATTGCCGCTGCTTTAAAAGTGGAGGCCATGTCGCTCTACAAGCACATCGCCGATAAAGAGCAACTTCTCGATGGACTTGTGGATCTCGTTCTTGAAAAGATTGAGATCCCTTCGTTAGACGGAACGGGACTCACATGGCAACAGGCGATGACCATTCGAGCGCACTCCGCCCGTCGGGCCTTCAGCGCTCATCCCTGGGCCGTCGCTGTGTTTGAATCGCGCAAACGTCCGTCTGAAACGCGCATCCGTTACGGAGACGGAGTCCTTCGCATCCTGCGTCAGGCCGGATTCTCGGTAGTGATGGCCTACAGGGCCTTTCTTTTACTCGACAGCTACATCTATGGCTTCCTCTCTCAGGAGCTGAACTGGGCCATCGACGAAGATCAGATCCCCGAGCTGGCTCGCACCATGATGCCATTTCTCGAACAGGCGCCCTATTTCAAAGAGGTTATGCAACATGCGATGAGCACGACATCACAGAATCAGTTCGATCGCGAGTTTGAATTCGGATTGCAGATGATACTGAGCAGCCTTGAATCCTACAGGCATGATCCGGGTCCGAAAGCGTTTAAAAGCGGATTGCTGTTCTTTCCCGTCGGGGGCTTTTTCTAA
- the panB gene encoding 3-methyl-2-oxobutanoate hydroxymethyltransferase, with protein sequence MSRKLRFPKDWIERKQQKEKISVLTCYDATSAVLVERAGVDAILVGDTMGMVLQGHSSTMPVKLDHIIYHGQCVRRGAPGTFLIVDMPFGTYHASVEQGVNNAMRLIQETEAQAVKLEGADEDTLKIIRKIVAGGAPVMGHIGFTPQSYLSLGGFRIQGKSNDAADALIEQAKALQSAGCFSIVLELMPTDVSRRISEAVQIPTIGIGAGIHCDGQVQVFQDLLGLLPDFAPKHARKYDQAAERWITAIGQYDNDVKSGSFPGPENSH encoded by the coding sequence ATGAGCCGTAAACTGCGTTTTCCAAAAGACTGGATTGAAAGAAAACAGCAGAAAGAGAAGATCAGCGTCCTGACCTGCTACGATGCCACATCGGCGGTGCTCGTTGAACGGGCCGGCGTCGATGCGATCCTTGTAGGAGATACGATGGGCATGGTCCTTCAGGGCCATAGCTCGACGATGCCGGTGAAGCTCGATCATATCATCTACCACGGACAGTGTGTGCGTCGCGGCGCTCCCGGCACCTTCCTCATTGTCGATATGCCCTTTGGTACCTATCATGCTTCCGTCGAACAGGGCGTGAACAATGCCATGCGTCTGATCCAGGAAACGGAGGCGCAGGCCGTAAAGCTTGAAGGCGCCGACGAAGATACGTTGAAGATCATTCGCAAGATCGTAGCCGGAGGCGCTCCGGTGATGGGCCATATCGGATTCACCCCGCAGAGCTATTTAAGCCTGGGCGGTTTTCGCATCCAGGGCAAGTCGAACGATGCCGCCGATGCGCTGATCGAACAGGCCAAGGCTCTGCAAAGCGCCGGATGTTTCTCTATCGTTCTCGAACTCATGCCAACTGACGTATCCCGTCGTATCAGTGAAGCCGTGCAGATTCCAACCATAGGCATCGGCGCCGGTATTCACTGCGACGGCCAGGTCCAGGTCTTTCAGGACCTGCTTGGCCTGCTGCCGGACTTTGCTCCGAAGCATGCTCGCAAATACGATCAGGCAGCGGAACGCTGGATAACGGCCATCGGCCAGTATGATAACGATGTGAAGTCGGGGAGTTTTCCGGGGCCCGAGAATTCTCACTAA